The following proteins are co-located in the Mesorhizobium sp. M1E.F.Ca.ET.045.02.1.1 genome:
- a CDS encoding Gfo/Idh/MocA family oxidoreductase, with amino-acid sequence MMKVVLVGCGAMSRQWLDAARQIEGLAIAGLVDLDAARAEARAREYELANAIVGTSLDAVLDETKPDAVFDVVVPAARREVALSAFAHHCHLLTEKPLADSPENARAIVEAARRAGRIHAVVQNRRYVTNVRRIRRFLDSGAIGKPTSIHADFFIAPHFGGFREEMAHVLLLDMAIHTFDAARYMVAGEPASVYCQEWEPASSWYRQGSSASAVFDLGGGKVFTYAGSWCADGFRTSWEGSWRIVAERGSLLWDGHDGLKAEVIASGRDGIIDKTQPIDVPALDAADRVGGHLGIIQDFMRAIETGTEPETRGTDNIKSLAMVFGAIESAETGRRVAIATQEG; translated from the coding sequence ATGATGAAGGTCGTCCTGGTCGGGTGCGGAGCCATGAGCAGGCAGTGGCTCGATGCCGCAAGGCAGATCGAGGGGCTCGCCATTGCCGGCCTCGTCGATCTCGATGCGGCGCGGGCTGAGGCGAGGGCGCGCGAATACGAACTCGCCAACGCAATCGTCGGCACCAGCCTCGACGCCGTCCTCGATGAGACGAAGCCCGACGCCGTATTCGATGTCGTGGTTCCGGCGGCACGCCGCGAGGTCGCGCTTTCGGCCTTTGCCCATCATTGCCACCTGCTCACCGAAAAGCCGCTGGCCGACAGCCCCGAGAACGCGCGCGCCATCGTCGAAGCGGCGCGCCGCGCGGGCCGCATCCACGCGGTCGTCCAGAACCGGCGCTATGTCACCAATGTCAGACGGATCAGACGCTTCCTCGACTCCGGCGCCATCGGCAAGCCGACCAGCATCCATGCCGATTTCTTCATCGCGCCGCATTTCGGCGGCTTTCGCGAGGAGATGGCGCATGTACTGCTACTCGACATGGCGATCCACACCTTCGACGCCGCGCGCTACATGGTCGCCGGCGAGCCGGCCAGCGTTTATTGCCAGGAGTGGGAGCCGGCCAGTTCCTGGTACCGGCAGGGCTCGTCGGCGAGCGCCGTCTTCGACCTCGGCGGTGGCAAGGTCTTCACCTATGCCGGCTCCTGGTGCGCCGATGGCTTCCGCACCAGTTGGGAAGGCAGCTGGCGCATCGTCGCCGAGCGCGGCAGCCTGTTGTGGGACGGACATGACGGGCTGAAGGCGGAGGTGATTGCGTCCGGCCGCGACGGAATCATCGACAAGACGCAGCCGATCGATGTGCCGGCGCTCGACGCCGCTGATCGGGTGGGCGGCCATCTCGGCATCATCCAGGATTTCATGCGCGCGATCGAAACCGGCACCGAGCCGGAGACGCGCGGCACCGACAACATCAAGAGCCTGGCCATGGTCTTCGGCGCCATCGAAAGC